One genomic region from Skermania piniformis encodes:
- a CDS encoding acyl-ACP thioesterase domain-containing protein, translating to MSIADEKYLAPVRADSGGKFPIASPLPARPAGAPAFETQWPVRLGDTDTDDRLRLDAVARYLQDIGFDNLDAVPEGNLHPAWIVRRTVVDVLAPIEFRDTVHLSRWSSGLSNRWCNMRVQIASERGGRIESEAFLININPETMRPGRMSDTFMAPMLAYTAEHRLRWRAALHARSDVSAEPRRFALRITDFDRMGHLNNAIYWAALEEAVVDRPDVLTLPYRAIVEHVGPVVQGDELWSRTWDEGSMRCVQLEVAGEARALARVQPLPA from the coding sequence GTGAGTATCGCCGATGAGAAATATCTCGCACCGGTGCGCGCAGACTCCGGCGGCAAGTTCCCGATCGCGAGCCCGTTGCCTGCCCGACCGGCCGGGGCGCCCGCCTTCGAGACGCAATGGCCGGTGCGACTCGGCGATACCGACACCGACGATCGGCTCCGGCTGGACGCGGTAGCGCGCTATCTGCAGGACATCGGATTCGACAATCTGGATGCGGTGCCGGAAGGGAACCTGCATCCGGCCTGGATCGTCCGCCGCACGGTCGTCGACGTGCTGGCGCCGATCGAGTTCCGGGACACGGTGCACTTGAGCCGGTGGTCGTCCGGGCTGTCCAACCGCTGGTGCAACATGCGGGTGCAGATCGCCAGCGAGCGCGGCGGGCGGATCGAGAGCGAGGCCTTTCTGATCAACATCAACCCGGAGACCATGCGGCCGGGCCGGATGTCGGACACCTTCATGGCACCGATGCTGGCCTACACCGCCGAGCATCGGCTGCGTTGGCGGGCGGCGTTGCACGCACGGTCCGACGTTTCCGCCGAGCCCCGACGGTTTGCGCTGCGGATCACCGACTTCGACCGGATGGGTCACCTGAACAACGCGATCTACTGGGCCGCGCTGGAAGAAGCGGTCGTCGACCGGCCGGACGTGTTGACGCTCCCCTACCGCGCGATCGTGGAGCACGTTGGTCCGGTGGTGCAAGGTGACGAGCTGTGGTCGCGGACGTGGGACGAGGGATCGATGCGGTGCGTGCAGTTGGAGGTGGCGGGCGAGGCGCGGGCGCTCGCCCGGGTACAACCGTTGCCGGCCTGA
- a CDS encoding RNA polymerase-binding protein RbpA — protein MADRVLRGSRLGAVSYETDRDHDLAPRRVARYRTDNGEEFDVPFADEAEIPGTWLCRNGLEGTLIEGAAPEAKKVKPPRTHWDMLLERRSVDELDELLKERLDLLKVKRRGVTS, from the coding sequence ATGGCAGATCGCGTATTACGAGGCAGCCGACTCGGTGCGGTGAGTTACGAGACCGATCGTGATCATGATCTCGCCCCGCGCCGGGTCGCTCGCTACCGTACCGACAACGGTGAGGAGTTCGACGTCCCGTTCGCCGACGAGGCCGAGATTCCCGGTACCTGGCTGTGCCGCAACGGGCTGGAGGGCACCCTGATCGAGGGCGCCGCTCCGGAGGCGAAGAAGGTGAAACCGCCGCGTACGCACTGGGACATGTTGCTCGAGCGGCGGTCCGTCGACGAGCTCGACGAGCTGCTCAAGGAGCGGTTGGACCTGCTGAAGGTGAAGCGCCGCGGCGTGACTTCCTGA
- a CDS encoding polyprenol monophosphomannose synthase produces MPNISDSTLVIIPTYNEAENLPLIVDRLQQAQPTAHVLVVDDGSPDGTGDIADKLAINDHAGRIHVMHRTQKNGLGAAYIAGFRWGLEQDYQVLVEMDADGSHAPEELHRLLHAVDGGADLAIGSRYVPGGTTVNWPMSRQLISRVGNLYVRLALGTRIRDLTGGFRAYRREALAALDLDAVESRGYGFQVDLGWRLLRAGRKLVEVPITFTERAIGESKMSTAIVAEAMGKVFTWGREERLRQLREFRKSRRGASPSAGPTAP; encoded by the coding sequence GTGCCGAATATCAGCGACAGCACCCTGGTCATCATCCCCACCTACAACGAGGCGGAGAACCTGCCGCTCATCGTCGATCGGCTGCAGCAGGCCCAGCCCACGGCACACGTCCTGGTGGTCGACGACGGCAGCCCGGACGGCACCGGCGACATCGCGGACAAGTTGGCGATCAACGACCATGCCGGCCGAATTCACGTCATGCATCGGACCCAGAAGAACGGCCTGGGTGCCGCGTACATCGCCGGTTTCCGTTGGGGTCTGGAACAGGACTACCAGGTGCTGGTGGAGATGGACGCGGACGGCAGCCACGCGCCGGAAGAACTGCACCGGCTGTTGCACGCGGTCGACGGCGGTGCCGACCTGGCGATCGGCTCGCGATACGTGCCCGGCGGCACCACCGTCAACTGGCCGATGTCGCGCCAGCTGATCTCCCGGGTCGGCAACCTCTACGTCCGGCTCGCCCTCGGCACCCGGATCAGGGACCTGACCGGTGGTTTCCGCGCCTATCGACGAGAGGCACTGGCCGCCCTCGATCTGGACGCCGTCGAATCCCGCGGCTACGGCTTCCAGGTCGACCTGGGCTGGCGGTTGCTCCGCGCCGGACGCAAGTTGGTGGAGGTGCCGATCACCTTCACCGAGCGAGCGATCGGCGAGTCCAAGATGAGCACCGCGATCGTCGCCGAAGCGATGGGCAAGGTGTTCACCTGGGGCCGGGAAGAGCGACTGCGGCAGCTGCGCGAATTCAGGAAGTCACGCCGCGGCGCTTCACCTTCAGCAGGTCCAACCGCTCCTTGA
- the lnt gene encoding apolipoprotein N-acyltransferase: protein MTGERATPGQWFRSVPSGELLGNLGVALLAGIALFASFPPRPLWFLAPVGVALLTWVLRSGRSVRGGAGYGLVAGLAFFVPLLPWTGVYVGALPWLALSLACALYVAGFGALARLIGDLPGWPLWLATCWSLAEWARASFPFGGFPWGRLAFSQPGGLLLPLAELGGAPLLSFAVALTGTALAATIERFRAGARRSGVRLAALALLAPVVGAALWPTLPSRDPGDKAITVAAIQGSVPRLGLDFNAQRRAVLDNHVRRTRQLADDVRAGRAPQPDLVIWPENASDIDPLRNTDAYTEISATAAQIDAPILVGAVLVASDDTATNSVIVWNPETGPGERHDKKIIQPFGEYLPMRSFFRLFSPYADRAGHFVPGSGDGTVHAAGVDIGIATCYEVAFDRAFEQSLRAGAQLLAVPTNNATFGDTEMTYQQLAMSRVRAVEHSRAVVVAATSGVSAIVGADGAVLEQTPLFSPAALVSRLPLRSGTTLATQLGPLPEFVLGGTALLTAAASIVLRRSRSGPRDSNANISAGTGRQGGMRR, encoded by the coding sequence ATGACCGGTGAGCGAGCCACACCGGGGCAGTGGTTCCGTAGCGTGCCGAGCGGGGAGTTGCTCGGCAATCTGGGAGTGGCGCTGCTGGCCGGCATCGCGTTGTTCGCGAGCTTTCCGCCGCGACCGTTGTGGTTTCTGGCTCCGGTCGGAGTCGCGCTGCTGACCTGGGTGCTGCGCTCGGGCCGGTCGGTGCGCGGCGGCGCGGGCTACGGCCTGGTCGCCGGCCTCGCCTTCTTCGTCCCGTTGCTGCCTTGGACCGGGGTATACGTGGGCGCGTTGCCCTGGCTGGCGTTGTCGCTGGCCTGCGCGCTGTATGTGGCCGGGTTCGGCGCGCTCGCCCGGCTGATCGGCGACCTGCCCGGCTGGCCGCTCTGGCTGGCCACCTGCTGGTCGCTGGCCGAATGGGCCCGCGCCAGCTTCCCGTTCGGCGGATTTCCTTGGGGCCGATTGGCTTTCAGCCAGCCCGGCGGCCTCCTGCTGCCGTTGGCCGAGCTGGGTGGGGCACCGCTGCTGAGCTTCGCGGTCGCCCTCACCGGCACCGCGCTTGCCGCGACGATCGAGCGGTTCCGGGCCGGCGCCCGCCGCAGCGGCGTCCGGCTGGCCGCACTCGCCCTCCTGGCTCCGGTGGTCGGCGCCGCATTGTGGCCGACCCTGCCGAGCCGCGATCCGGGCGACAAGGCGATCACCGTCGCCGCGATCCAGGGCAGCGTGCCCCGGCTCGGGCTCGACTTCAACGCGCAGCGCCGCGCCGTGCTGGACAACCACGTGCGCCGCACCCGGCAGCTGGCCGACGACGTCCGGGCCGGCCGCGCGCCGCAACCGGACCTGGTGATCTGGCCGGAGAACGCCTCCGACATCGACCCGCTGCGCAACACCGACGCCTACACCGAGATCTCGGCCACCGCCGCGCAGATCGACGCGCCGATCTTGGTCGGGGCGGTGCTGGTCGCTTCCGACGACACCGCGACCAACTCGGTGATCGTCTGGAATCCCGAGACCGGGCCGGGGGAGCGGCACGACAAGAAGATCATCCAACCGTTCGGCGAGTACCTGCCGATGCGCAGCTTCTTCCGGCTGTTCTCGCCGTATGCCGATCGGGCCGGACATTTCGTTCCCGGGTCCGGCGACGGGACCGTCCATGCGGCGGGCGTCGACATCGGCATCGCCACCTGTTACGAGGTCGCGTTCGACCGGGCGTTCGAGCAGTCGCTGCGGGCAGGCGCGCAGCTGTTGGCAGTGCCGACCAACAACGCGACGTTCGGCGACACCGAGATGACGTACCAGCAGCTCGCCATGTCCCGGGTGCGGGCGGTGGAGCACAGCCGCGCGGTGGTGGTCGCGGCGACCAGCGGGGTCAGCGCGATCGTCGGCGCCGACGGTGCGGTGCTGGAGCAGACCCCGCTGTTCTCCCCGGCCGCTCTGGTGAGTCGGCTACCGCTCCGCTCAGGTACTACGCTGGCAACGCAATTAGGTCCGCTGCCGGAGTTCGTCCTCGGCGGCACCGCGCTCCTGACCGCCGCCGCGTCGATCGTCCTACGCCGATCGCGAAGCGGCCCGCGCGACAGCAACGCCAACATCAGCGCCGGCACCGGCCGGCAGGGAGGAATGCGACGATAG
- a CDS encoding amidohydrolase, translating into MTQRLLVGGRIYSPTAPDATAMATDGDTVVWLGADRPGRALYPDAEVIDLAGAFVAPAFVDPHVHVTALGLQLTGLDLTGVRSRAELLLELREYAARATDAVLFGQGWDDTEWPDRTPPTGAELTAAAAGRPVYLTRVDVHSALVAGLPGAPPATESAVVCRAAHHDARAAAHARLTAEQRDRARRAALDHAAARGVAAVHECAGPQIAGRDDLRELLALQHGVDVRGYWGEAVTDPEQARTLIDETGAAGLAGDLFVDGSLGSHTAWLREPYADTPDTGTAYLDVATITAHIRACTLAGTQAGFHAIGDAAVDAVVAGFGRVVAELGGPAVAARGHRIEHLEMIDAECAGKLAAWGVIASVQPGFDAGWGGPDGMYAARLGPQRAAAMNPFATLAAAGVPMAIGSDAPVTPIRPWAAVRAAVRHRTPGSGISPRAAFAAATRGAWRAGGVRDGVAGTLVPGAPASYAVWAVDRFATPEPGRAGRAQRWSTDPRSGVPALPQLDGVADPICLRTVHHGVVIHDR; encoded by the coding sequence GTGACCCAACGACTGCTGGTCGGTGGTCGGATCTACAGCCCGACCGCGCCGGATGCCACCGCGATGGCGACCGACGGCGATACGGTCGTCTGGCTCGGCGCGGACCGTCCCGGCCGCGCGCTCTATCCGGACGCCGAGGTGATCGATCTGGCCGGTGCGTTCGTAGCGCCGGCCTTCGTCGACCCGCACGTGCACGTCACCGCGCTCGGCCTGCAGCTGACCGGACTGGATCTGACCGGCGTCCGATCTCGCGCCGAATTGCTGCTCGAGCTGCGCGAATACGCGGCCCGGGCGACGGACGCGGTGCTGTTCGGGCAGGGCTGGGACGACACCGAATGGCCGGATCGCACCCCGCCGACCGGCGCGGAGCTGACCGCTGCCGCGGCCGGCCGGCCGGTCTATCTCACCCGGGTGGACGTGCATTCGGCGCTGGTCGCCGGGCTGCCCGGCGCCCCCCCGGCGACCGAGTCGGCCGTGGTCTGCCGCGCGGCACATCACGACGCCCGCGCCGCCGCGCACGCCCGGCTCACCGCGGAGCAGCGGGACCGGGCCCGGCGGGCCGCCTTGGACCACGCCGCCGCCCGCGGCGTCGCCGCGGTACACGAGTGTGCCGGACCGCAGATCGCCGGTCGGGACGACCTGCGCGAGTTGCTGGCGCTGCAGCACGGAGTCGACGTGCGCGGCTATTGGGGCGAGGCCGTTACCGATCCGGAGCAGGCCCGCACGCTGATCGACGAGACCGGCGCCGCGGGTCTGGCCGGTGATCTGTTCGTCGACGGTTCGCTCGGCTCACACACCGCCTGGCTCCGGGAGCCCTACGCCGACACGCCGGATACCGGCACGGCCTACCTGGACGTGGCGACGATCACCGCGCACATTCGCGCCTGCACGCTGGCCGGGACGCAGGCGGGGTTCCACGCGATCGGCGACGCCGCGGTCGACGCCGTCGTCGCCGGCTTCGGGCGGGTCGTGGCCGAGCTCGGCGGACCCGCGGTGGCCGCCCGCGGACACCGGATCGAGCACCTCGAAATGATCGACGCCGAGTGCGCCGGCAAACTCGCCGCGTGGGGGGTGATCGCCAGCGTGCAGCCGGGATTCGACGCCGGCTGGGGCGGGCCGGACGGGATGTACGCCGCTCGGCTCGGGCCGCAACGGGCGGCGGCGATGAATCCGTTCGCCACCCTGGCGGCCGCCGGGGTGCCGATGGCGATCGGGTCGGACGCTCCGGTCACTCCGATCCGGCCGTGGGCGGCGGTGCGAGCTGCGGTCCGGCACCGCACCCCGGGCAGCGGCATCTCGCCCCGCGCCGCGTTCGCCGCCGCTACACGCGGCGCCTGGCGGGCCGGGGGAGTGCGTGACGGGGTTGCCGGCACCCTGGTTCCCGGCGCCCCGGCCAGCTACGCGGTGTGGGCGGTGGATCGATTCGCCACGCCGGAGCCGGGCCGGGCCGGGCGCGCGCAGCGCTGGTCGACCGATCCGCGCTCGGGCGTTCCCGCGTTGCCGCAGTTGGATGGCGTCGCCGACCCGATCTGCCTACGCACCGTGCATCACGGAGTGGTGATCCATGACCGGTGA
- a CDS encoding FAD-dependent oxidoreductase encodes MAQFLFGRRCFFGWLTHPDRDDEAWWFANPPMRTEPEPAELAAIPPSAWRARLERLFARDAGPALELIATTEHIFAPWGTYDLRTVPHWHSARAVIIGDAAHATSPSSGQGASMAIEDAVTLARCLRDIPESATALQSYQRLRRDRVERVVQQGRRNGSGKAIGAIVRDAMLPLVLRRFATPQSQAWMFDHRIDFDAPVDVGPVGQTDRS; translated from the coding sequence GTGGCGCAGTTCCTCTTCGGCCGACGCTGCTTCTTCGGCTGGCTGACCCACCCGGACCGCGACGACGAAGCCTGGTGGTTCGCCAACCCGCCGATGCGAACCGAACCCGAACCGGCCGAACTGGCAGCGATCCCTCCGAGCGCCTGGCGGGCCCGACTCGAGCGCCTGTTCGCCCGGGACGCCGGCCCCGCGCTCGAGCTGATCGCGACGACCGAGCACATCTTCGCGCCATGGGGTACCTACGACCTGCGCACGGTGCCGCACTGGCACAGTGCGCGCGCGGTGATCATCGGCGACGCCGCACACGCCACCTCTCCGTCCTCCGGGCAGGGCGCATCGATGGCGATCGAAGACGCGGTGACGCTGGCCCGATGCTTGCGCGACATCCCGGAGTCGGCCACCGCGCTGCAGAGCTACCAGCGGTTACGCCGGGACCGAGTCGAACGGGTGGTGCAACAGGGCCGGCGCAACGGCAGCGGTAAGGCGATCGGGGCGATCGTGCGCGACGCGATGCTGCCGCTCGTGCTGCGCCGGTTCGCGACCCCGCAGTCGCAGGCGTGGATGTTCGATCATCGGATCGACTTCGACGCACCCGTCGATGTCGGACCGGTAGGGCAGACTGATCGTTCGTGA
- a CDS encoding FAD-dependent oxidoreductase — MEPIGLTELPDAVRAVFDDGSTVEAGVLVGADGLHSTTRTLIDPTAPGPSIWGC, encoded by the coding sequence TTGGAACCGATCGGCCTGACCGAATTGCCGGACGCGGTCCGGGCAGTTTTCGACGACGGCTCGACCGTCGAGGCGGGCGTGCTCGTCGGCGCCGACGGACTGCACTCGACAACCCGCACCCTGATCGATCCGACGGCGCCCGGGCCGAGTATCTGGGGTTGCTGA
- a CDS encoding PadR family transcriptional regulator — MLTESPMHAYRMQQLIKERHKDDVVNASQRASIYQTIQRLERDGLIEIEGTDRAENRPERTTYRITDEGRSWVRRWLSAMLAVPAAEYPQFSAALSFLPNIAEIEAVELLRERVIAVASRLAALQAELDAYGGVLPRVFLIETEYTARILQAELDYVRELIAAVSSGEVDWDERGGHTAG; from the coding sequence ATGCTCACCGAGTCGCCGATGCACGCCTATCGGATGCAGCAGCTGATCAAGGAACGGCACAAAGACGATGTGGTCAACGCCAGCCAGCGAGCGAGCATCTATCAGACGATCCAGCGGCTGGAGCGGGATGGGCTGATCGAGATCGAGGGGACCGACCGGGCCGAGAACCGGCCGGAGCGCACCACCTATCGGATCACCGATGAGGGGCGCAGCTGGGTACGGCGTTGGCTGAGCGCGATGCTCGCTGTCCCTGCTGCCGAATACCCGCAATTTTCCGCGGCGCTGTCGTTCCTGCCGAACATCGCCGAGATCGAGGCGGTCGAGCTGCTCCGGGAACGGGTGATTGCGGTCGCGTCGCGGTTGGCTGCGTTACAGGCTGAACTCGATGCCTACGGCGGGGTGTTACCGCGGGTCTTCTTGATCGAAACCGAGTACACGGCACGAATTCTGCAGGCCGAGCTGGACTATGTGCGGGAGCTGATCGCCGCGGTGTCGAGTGGCGAGGTCGACTGGGACGAGCGCGGTGGGCACACCGCCGGCTGA
- a CDS encoding FxsA family protein produces the protein MRALLLLYPLIEIAALALSVHLLGFGWTLLLVVAGTVAGLLLVRNQWRRVIDGLRHAATGDIAPAGPLADGALVAIGGALLVVPGLATTVVGILLVLPPTRAVLRPLVVARAARRVAAATGRTMPSVIDGEVVDSRFEPTGLMIEAPVRHER, from the coding sequence ATGCGTGCCCTGCTCCTGCTGTACCCGCTGATCGAGATCGCTGCGCTGGCGTTGTCGGTGCATCTGTTGGGTTTCGGCTGGACCTTGTTGCTGGTGGTGGCTGGCACCGTCGCCGGGCTGCTCCTGGTCCGTAATCAATGGCGGCGGGTGATCGACGGTCTGCGCCATGCCGCGACGGGCGATATCGCACCGGCCGGTCCGCTCGCGGACGGAGCGCTGGTGGCGATCGGCGGAGCCCTGCTGGTCGTGCCCGGACTGGCCACCACCGTCGTCGGCATCCTGCTGGTGCTGCCGCCGACACGGGCCGTGCTGCGGCCGCTCGTGGTCGCCCGCGCCGCCCGTCGGGTCGCCGCCGCGACCGGACGGACGATGCCGTCGGTGATCGACGGGGAAGTGGTCGATTCGCGATTCGAGCCGACCGGGCTGATGATCGAAGCCCCGGTACGCCACGAGCGCTGA
- a CDS encoding DUF389 domain-containing protein, with product MLQIRVATPSDLTSEVMQIFDDDPGVSGIAMFEGASIKPAGDIVSADIVREAADDVIDQLRALHLAERGSIHIEPVATWISDAALQADRRTPGSGADAMVWSEVTQRTYEESELNWTFLSFMTMATTLAAIAIVVDSQILVIGAMVLGPEFVPIAALGLALVRRRAGLGFYATRTLIVGFATAIALTTAAALAARGLGWISIEQVVGPRPQTDFIYSPDRWSFIVAVIAASAGVLSLTSAKVGGLSGVFISVTTVPAAGNIALGMAFGAWQEVAGSAAQLGVNLVGMAAAGWATLAFQQTVWSAVSERRARLLTRRRAQKTKAARWHKK from the coding sequence GTGTTGCAAATCCGGGTCGCCACGCCGAGCGATCTGACCTCCGAGGTGATGCAGATCTTCGACGACGACCCCGGGGTCAGCGGTATCGCGATGTTCGAGGGCGCGTCGATCAAACCGGCCGGCGACATCGTGTCGGCAGACATCGTGCGCGAAGCAGCAGACGACGTCATCGACCAGCTCCGCGCACTGCACCTGGCCGAGCGCGGCTCGATCCACATCGAGCCGGTCGCCACCTGGATCTCCGACGCCGCACTCCAGGCCGACCGCCGAACGCCGGGTAGCGGCGCCGACGCGATGGTGTGGAGCGAAGTCACCCAGCGCACCTACGAAGAGTCCGAACTCAACTGGACCTTCCTGTCGTTCATGACGATGGCCACCACACTGGCGGCGATCGCGATCGTGGTCGACTCGCAGATTCTGGTGATCGGGGCGATGGTGCTCGGCCCCGAGTTCGTCCCGATCGCGGCGCTCGGGCTCGCGCTGGTCCGCCGCCGCGCCGGGCTCGGCTTCTACGCCACCCGTACCCTCATCGTCGGCTTCGCAACAGCGATCGCCCTGACGACCGCCGCGGCGCTCGCCGCCCGTGGCCTGGGCTGGATCTCGATCGAACAGGTCGTCGGCCCACGACCGCAGACCGACTTCATCTACAGTCCGGACCGCTGGTCGTTCATCGTCGCGGTGATCGCCGCGTCGGCCGGGGTGCTCTCGTTGACCTCGGCGAAGGTCGGCGGCCTGTCCGGGGTGTTCATCTCGGTCACCACCGTGCCCGCCGCCGGAAACATCGCGCTCGGCATGGCGTTCGGCGCCTGGCAGGAGGTGGCCGGCAGCGCCGCCCAGCTGGGGGTGAACCTGGTCGGAATGGCCGCCGCCGGCTGGGCCACGCTGGCCTTCCAACAGACCGTCTGGAGTGCGGTGTCGGAACGACGAGCGCGCCTGCTGACCCGGCGCCGGGCACAAAAGACCAAGGCCGCGCGTTGGCACAAGAAGTAA
- a CDS encoding alpha/beta fold hydrolase — MITTLLFVHGTGVRGERYAETLRAVQAQVTARAWPVRVVGCYWGDAVGARLALGGRSVPEYERSKGAGPTPVEQTRDLWAVLYVDPWYELRLLRDFPPQPVGFGVEPPADAIRRQIAEFRPSDTLTAELAEHRLGVEFAEAWAGLRAAPEFAAAARTAPADPLEHRGAIARAVVAYATARATAAGRPALGGTAREQPVDQLTADLHGSGLGVGTWLATRTKRLGARAVTSRLVRNRGGLTDAAAPLAGDVLRYLARGEAMRAYLRRTITDQGSGPIVLLGHSLGGIMCVDLLAHESILSVTTLITVGSQAPFLYEIGALPSLESPQPLPASFPRWINVHDRDDLLSYSGAGVFGDRVRDVCVDNGEPFPASHSAYWSNDEVWAAIESLLE; from the coding sequence GTGATCACCACGCTGTTGTTCGTCCACGGCACCGGCGTGCGCGGCGAGCGTTACGCGGAGACGTTGCGCGCGGTCCAGGCGCAGGTCACCGCCCGGGCCTGGCCGGTGCGGGTGGTCGGCTGTTACTGGGGCGATGCCGTCGGCGCCCGGCTGGCGTTGGGCGGGCGTTCGGTGCCGGAGTACGAGCGATCCAAGGGTGCAGGGCCCACGCCGGTCGAGCAGACGCGAGATCTATGGGCGGTGCTCTACGTCGACCCGTGGTACGAGCTGCGGCTGTTGCGTGACTTCCCGCCGCAACCGGTCGGCTTCGGCGTGGAACCCCCGGCGGATGCGATACGTCGGCAGATCGCGGAGTTCCGGCCGTCGGACACGCTCACCGCCGAGCTGGCCGAGCACCGGCTCGGCGTCGAGTTCGCCGAGGCGTGGGCCGGGCTGCGGGCGGCACCGGAGTTCGCGGCGGCGGCTCGTACCGCGCCGGCCGATCCGCTGGAGCATCGGGGCGCGATCGCCCGGGCGGTGGTCGCGTACGCCACGGCCCGAGCGACCGCAGCGGGTCGGCCTGCGCTCGGCGGTACCGCGCGGGAACAGCCGGTCGACCAACTGACCGCGGATCTGCACGGCTCCGGTCTCGGTGTCGGCACGTGGCTGGCGACCCGAACCAAACGGCTTGGCGCGCGCGCTGTCACATCGCGCCTGGTGCGCAACCGAGGCGGCCTCACCGACGCGGCCGCCCCACTCGCCGGCGACGTGTTGCGTTATCTGGCCCGCGGCGAGGCGATGCGCGCATACCTGCGGCGCACGATCACCGACCAGGGCAGCGGCCCGATCGTGCTGCTCGGGCACTCGCTCGGCGGCATCATGTGCGTCGATCTGCTTGCCCACGAATCGATTCTGTCGGTGACCACGCTGATCACGGTCGGCTCGCAAGCGCCGTTCCTATACGAGATCGGCGCGCTCCCGAGCCTGGAATCGCCGCAACCGCTGCCGGCGAGTTTCCCGCGCTGGATCAACGTTCACGACCGCGACGACCTGCTGTCCTACAGTGGAGCGGGAGTGTTCGGGGACCGGGTGCGCGACGTGTGCGTCGACAACGGGGAGCCGTTTCCGGCCTCGCACAGCGCCTACTGGTCCAACGACGAGGTGTGGGCCGCAATCGAATCTCTGCTGGAGTAG